A single genomic interval of Helianthus annuus cultivar XRQ/B chromosome 13, HanXRQr2.0-SUNRISE, whole genome shotgun sequence harbors:
- the LOC110919913 gene encoding BAG domain-containing protein Samui-like has product MPPRVGDRGKGPMRGGPSSQAGPSHRRTPSASFSSNSHDDWRHSLEPARRSVSLSTSPSYHHSFGPPQPDEPQHSQHSLHSHHPHHSSHHSSHHSASHHSYSQGYFNPDDYINAPAGFNPLGPEDHFSQDMDIDDDPNPKMPPSGTPKHPIDISSVSSFAGSPYRGPDNYSEWFRQWKFANTPSYHNTPPQPPLEEPHFKAVTPPPLPVEEPPQPPPEPPRRRRNARMSVRGDQDLAPLKLLATTLRFLKIHKWVDLHILIQIMVGSDEAHSHPVDGNNDTRLNVIGAELQAMINTAVTKAVNEVFKELSEARSKTHSKSLSKPHTSKKDESQHSSDQKSESQKDFTGEKEAIDCKKWLDEMETVVDIRGCAKEDIVKFMSQSFKGDALTWWKAPVQSTGKIPLYNLS; this is encoded by the exons ATGCCGCCACGTGTAGGAGATAGAGGAAAAGGTCCCATGAGAGGGGGACCTTCCAGTCAAGCAGGACCCTCTCATCGACGTACGCCTTCAGCTTCGTTCAGCTCCAATTCACATGACGATTGGAGGCATTCTCTTGAGCCAGCGAGACGATCCGTTTCGCTTAGCACCTCACCTTCTTACCATCACTCTTTCGGGCCACCACAACCAGACGAGCCCCAACATTCGCAGCACTCGCTGCACTCACACCATCCCCATCATTCTTCTCACCACTCATCACATCATTCTGCTTCCCATCATTCCTACTCACAGGGTTACTTTAACCCTGATGATTATATCAATGCACCAGCGGGATTTAACCCGTTGGgccctgaagaccacttctcacAAGACATGGATATAGATGATGATCCGAATCCAAAAATGCCACCTTCTGGGACGCCTAAGCACCCCATAGATATTTCTAGCGTTTCTTCCTTTGCGGGATCTCCTTATCGAGGTCCCGATAATTATTCAGAGTGGTTTAGGCAGTGGAAATTTGCAAACACCCCTTCATACCACAACACCCCACCACAACCACCATTAGAGGAGCCGCACTTTAAAGCGGTgactccaccaccactaccagTTGAGGAACCACCTCAGCCACCTCCTGAGCCACCAAGGCGGAGGAGAAATGCACGCATGTCCGTGCGAGGGGACCAAGATTTAGCTCCCCTAAAGCTTCTAGCAACTACCCTCCGATTCTTGAAgatccacaaatgggtggaccttcacATACT CATTCAAATCATGGTTGGCTCCGATGAAGCTCATAGTCACCCAGTTGATGGGAATAATGATACAAGGCTAAATGTTATAGGCGCCGAACTTCAAGCCATGATAAACACAGCAGTCACTAAAGCTGTGAACGAGGTATTTAAAGAGTTAAGTGAGGCTAGATCGAAAACCCATTCTAAGTCCCTATCAAAACCGCATACGTCGAAAAAGGATGAATCTCAACATTCATCTGATCAGAAAAGTGAATCCCAAAA agatttcactggggaaaaagaaGCCATTGATTGTAAGaaatggttggatgagatggagaCAGTTGTTGATATCAGAGGGTGTGCCAAGGAGGACATTGTGAAGTTTATGTCTCAGTCCTTTAAAGGCGACGCCCTGACATGGTGGAAAGCTCCAGTGCAATCCACAGGAAAAATTCCTTTGTATAACCTCTCTTAG